Proteins encoded together in one Leptolyngbya sp. CCY15150 window:
- a CDS encoding sulfotransferase: MTQNNSLSAPCFLVGAERSGTTMLRLMLNGHPQLAWCSESEFIVDHLAAPGCWPDLQEYHKLLDTDRIFQTYNFHVDHRLSYPDLVKDFMRQKQVRDRKEQVGATVHRHFDRLLWIWPEARFIHLVRDPRDVAPSCIGMGWAGNVWTGVERWREAEDLWTTLKSKLTSDRYLEVRYELLLQDPEAVLTQICQFLGLSYSAHMLRYPDYTTYDAPDARHAQKWKQTMKKKDVQLVEAKVAHLLVERGYELSGHEVLSPSALQKKVLQVQDRLARIQARVRSMGLPLFVADYIIRRLGVEPWQRAMRLRLNELEQAALK; the protein is encoded by the coding sequence ATGACACAAAACAATTCCCTCAGTGCTCCCTGTTTTTTAGTAGGAGCTGAGCGCTCTGGAACGACCATGCTTAGGCTGATGCTAAACGGGCATCCTCAGCTAGCTTGGTGTAGTGAATCCGAGTTCATTGTGGATCATTTAGCAGCACCAGGATGCTGGCCTGATCTACAGGAATACCACAAACTATTAGACACCGATCGCATTTTTCAGACCTACAACTTTCATGTCGATCATCGGCTGAGCTACCCTGATTTAGTCAAAGACTTTATGCGACAAAAGCAGGTGCGCGATCGCAAAGAACAGGTGGGTGCAACGGTGCATCGTCACTTCGATCGCCTCCTATGGATTTGGCCTGAGGCACGATTTATTCACCTCGTTCGTGATCCTAGGGATGTGGCACCATCCTGCATTGGCATGGGCTGGGCGGGCAATGTTTGGACGGGGGTGGAGCGATGGCGTGAAGCAGAAGACTTGTGGACAACCCTCAAATCTAAGCTAACCAGCGATCGCTACCTTGAGGTGCGCTATGAGCTGCTGTTGCAAGATCCTGAAGCCGTCCTCACCCAGATTTGTCAGTTTCTTGGGCTATCCTACAGCGCCCACATGCTCCGCTATCCAGACTACACCACCTACGATGCCCCGGATGCCCGCCACGCTCAGAAGTGGAAGCAGACGATGAAAAAGAAGGATGTGCAGTTGGTGGAAGCCAAGGTTGCTCACCTCTTGGTAGAGCGCGGCTATGAACTCAGCGGTCATGAGGTGCTCTCACCCTCCGCGCTGCAGAAAAAAGTGCTTCAGGTGCAAGATCGCCTAGCGCGAATTCAGGCACGCGTGAGATCGATGGGACTACCGTTATTTGTGGCTGACTACATCATCCGCCGCCTTGGGGTTGAGCCCTGGCAGCGGGCCATGCGACTGCGGTTGAATGAACTAGAGCAGGCGGCTCTTAAGTAG
- the folK gene encoding 2-amino-4-hydroxy-6-hydroxymethyldihydropteridine diphosphokinase has protein sequence MQPAAPTSPILRRAESTTQSAIALGSNLGDSYQILQAAFDALAQTPHISLLARSSIYQTAAVGPPQPDYLNACAILETSLTPEALLSTLLMIEAQFGRVRRERWGPRLLDLDLLLFGDRCLQTPTLQIPHPRMGDRAFVLVPLAEIAGDWLDPTTGQAIAHLVQQCDCSGIQRWEG, from the coding sequence ATGCAACCGGCAGCACCAACCTCGCCAATCCTACGCCGGGCCGAATCAACCACCCAAAGCGCGATCGCTCTGGGAAGTAATCTGGGTGATTCCTACCAAATTTTGCAGGCTGCCTTTGATGCCCTAGCGCAGACTCCCCATATTTCCCTGCTTGCCCGGTCATCGATCTACCAAACAGCCGCAGTGGGGCCGCCTCAACCGGACTATCTCAATGCCTGCGCGATCCTGGAAACCAGCTTGACCCCCGAGGCATTGCTGAGCACGTTATTGATGATCGAAGCCCAGTTTGGCCGCGTGCGGCGAGAACGCTGGGGCCCCCGCCTGCTGGATCTAGATTTGCTGCTCTTTGGCGATCGCTGCCTGCAGACGCCGACGCTCCAAATCCCTCACCCACGCATGGGCGATCGCGCCTTCGTCTTAGTCCCCCTAGCAGAAATCGCTGGAGACTGGCTCGATCCCACCACCGGACAGGCGATTGCCCATCTCGTGCAGCAGTGTGATTGTTCCGGTATCCAGCGATGGGAGGGTTAG
- a CDS encoding 2Fe-2S iron-sulfur cluster-binding protein — protein sequence MTVQVRFLPDNIAIAAEAGEPLLQVAERAGISIPTGCLMGSCHACEVELEDGRVICSCISAVPPDCADLTINLMVDPTW from the coding sequence ATGACTGTTCAAGTTCGTTTTTTGCCCGATAACATTGCGATCGCTGCCGAGGCTGGTGAACCCTTGCTGCAAGTGGCTGAACGGGCTGGTATCAGCATTCCCACGGGTTGCCTGATGGGTTCCTGCCATGCCTGTGAAGTAGAACTGGAGGACGGTCGGGTGATTTGTTCCTGTATCTCCGCCGTGCCGCCGGATTGCGCAGACTTGACCATCAACCTCATGGTAGACCCAACCTGGTAG
- a CDS encoding pentapeptide repeat-containing protein translates to MADPEHLATLKKGIDFWNRWRQESCVSKVDLSGVNLSELSLGGINFSGVDLFEAVLLRVDLSEANLSRANLTGAQLLAADLSAANLSRANLTYAQLGAADLSEANCNRAIFHGADLSATDLSDANLSRAVLTEADLGVADLTDAILKRADLSKADLTGARLCRANLHDAIFEHTILDKADLRGANMPSTAIR, encoded by the coding sequence ATGGCAGATCCAGAGCATCTTGCTACCCTCAAAAAGGGCATTGATTTTTGGAATCGTTGGCGACAAGAATCCTGTGTTTCTAAGGTTGACCTCAGTGGGGTTAACCTTAGTGAACTGAGCCTCGGCGGCATTAATTTCAGTGGGGTCGATCTATTTGAAGCGGTTCTCTTACGGGTCGATTTAAGTGAAGCGAACCTCAGCCGTGCCAATTTGACCGGAGCCCAGCTTTTAGCAGCCGATCTCAGCGCGGCTAATCTGAGTCGCGCCAACCTCACCTATGCCCAACTGGGGGCGGCGGATCTCAGTGAAGCCAACTGTAATCGCGCCATTTTCCATGGCGCTGACCTCAGCGCCACCGATCTGAGCGATGCCAACCTCAGTCGTGCCGTGTTGACCGAGGCAGATCTAGGGGTTGCTGACTTGACGGATGCCATTCTCAAGCGGGCAGACTTGAGTAAGGCCGACTTGACAGGGGCTCGCCTCTGTCGGGCTAATCTGCACGATGCCATTTTTGAACATACGATCCTGGATAAAGCCGATTTGCGGGGTGCCAATATGCCCAGCACCGCCATTCGTTAA
- a CDS encoding GNAT family N-acetyltransferase: MAFQLSSLHESDAAQFNALVCQCFVTPVDREARYLQRIGLDNMRVLHYGSQLVGGLATLPMGQWFGGKLVPMVGIAAVSVAPEWRGQGAALVLMQETLRELQDRHVPISTLYPAVQRLYRQVGYEQGGTRYRWHIDCDRIQVTDPPLPVSPMAVDIARLRSLQQQQAAYHNGHLDRAPVLWNNLLDMSKQALFLYQFGPTDQPQGYVAFHQGRQGDRTQIDVLDWVVTSPAALKTLWAFLGSHRSQIDQVQWRSGLIDPLALGLPNQEAKPGDGDRWMVRIVDVVRALECRGYPLNLTADLYLTVQDDLLSANTDTFRLSVANGQGQVTRQAGEGLSLSIQGLAALYTGLFSPTQLRWMRWLEGSDQAVAIATQMFATGSPWMPDFF; encoded by the coding sequence ATCTTCAACGGATTGGGCTAGACAATATGCGGGTGTTGCACTATGGATCGCAGCTTGTGGGTGGGCTAGCAACTCTGCCGATGGGGCAGTGGTTTGGAGGCAAGCTGGTTCCCATGGTGGGAATTGCGGCGGTGTCGGTGGCTCCAGAATGGCGCGGGCAAGGGGCCGCGCTGGTGCTCATGCAAGAGACGCTGCGGGAGCTACAGGATCGCCATGTCCCTATCTCAACGCTGTATCCAGCCGTGCAGCGTCTCTATCGTCAGGTGGGCTATGAGCAAGGCGGTACCCGCTATCGGTGGCACATCGACTGCGATCGCATCCAGGTGACCGATCCGCCCTTGCCGGTGAGTCCTATGGCGGTTGATATAGCCAGGCTGCGATCGCTTCAGCAGCAGCAGGCTGCCTATCACAACGGCCATCTCGATCGCGCCCCAGTTCTCTGGAACAATCTCCTCGACATGTCGAAACAAGCTCTTTTCCTCTATCAGTTTGGCCCCACGGATCAGCCCCAGGGCTACGTAGCATTTCACCAAGGTCGTCAAGGCGATCGCACCCAGATTGATGTATTAGATTGGGTGGTTACCAGTCCCGCTGCTCTGAAAACACTCTGGGCCTTTCTGGGCTCCCATCGATCGCAAATTGATCAGGTACAGTGGCGCAGTGGGTTAATTGATCCTCTTGCCCTAGGGTTGCCAAACCAAGAGGCTAAACCGGGGGATGGCGATCGCTGGATGGTACGCATTGTCGATGTTGTACGGGCTTTAGAATGTCGCGGCTATCCCCTAAACCTCACGGCGGATCTCTACCTCACGGTGCAGGATGATTTATTGTCGGCTAATACCGATACCTTCCGGCTCTCCGTCGCCAATGGGCAAGGACAGGTGACCCGTCAGGCAGGGGAGGGGCTGTCGCTCTCGATTCAGGGGCTGGCAGCGCTCTATACCGGTCTCTTTTCTCCAACCCAACTACGCTGGATGCGCTGGTTGGAGGGGAGTGATCAGGCCGTGGCGATCGCCACCCAGATGTTTGCCACCGGCTCTCCCTGGATGCCCGACTTTTTCTAG